The following coding sequences are from one Kallotenue papyrolyticum window:
- a CDS encoding LPXTG cell wall anchor domain-containing protein, protein MRSLHWGALMIMLALIAFGSVPARAATAPKTAADLRVALDSLLTEHTALAASATNAALGGRDAEFKAAAAALDANSVDLSKAIGLVYGADAEKAFLPLWRSHIGFFVDYTQGVAAKDQAKQDKAVNDLVQYTQDFGAFLAGANPNLTKEAVADLVKTHVLTLKDVVDAQAAGTPDQAFTNLRTAYTHMDMIGNALAGAIAKQFPERFSGSSDSPAAVLRTTLNWQLQEHTFLAASATNAALGGRDAEFKAAAAALDANSVDLSKSIGSVYGADAEKAFLPLWRSHIGFFVDYTQGVAAKDQAKQDKAVNDLVQYTQDFGAFLAGANPNLTKEAVADLVKTHVLTLKDVVDAQAAGTPDQAYTKLRTAFAHMTMIADPLSAAIVQQFPERFGGGVAAAPAVMPNTGIAEQRWLYLVSAGLLLGAGLALLRRSRRVA, encoded by the coding sequence ATGCGTTCGCTTCATTGGGGAGCCTTGATGATCATGCTGGCGCTGATTGCCTTCGGCAGCGTGCCGGCCCGCGCAGCTACCGCGCCCAAAACGGCAGCCGATCTGCGCGTTGCGCTTGATTCGCTGCTGACCGAGCACACCGCGCTCGCCGCCAGCGCGACCAATGCGGCGCTGGGCGGTCGCGACGCCGAGTTCAAAGCCGCCGCCGCAGCGCTCGACGCCAATTCCGTCGATCTTTCCAAAGCGATCGGTCTGGTGTACGGCGCGGACGCGGAGAAGGCGTTCTTGCCGCTGTGGCGCTCGCACATCGGCTTCTTTGTGGACTACACGCAGGGCGTGGCAGCCAAGGACCAGGCCAAGCAGGACAAGGCGGTCAACGACCTGGTGCAGTACACGCAGGACTTCGGCGCGTTCCTGGCGGGCGCCAACCCGAACCTGACCAAGGAAGCGGTGGCCGACCTGGTCAAGACCCACGTACTGACGCTCAAGGATGTGGTGGATGCCCAGGCCGCCGGTACTCCTGATCAGGCCTTCACCAACCTGCGCACAGCCTACACCCACATGGACATGATCGGTAACGCGTTGGCGGGCGCAATCGCCAAGCAGTTCCCGGAGCGCTTCAGCGGCTCGTCCGACTCACCGGCGGCGGTGTTGCGCACCACGCTCAACTGGCAGTTGCAGGAGCATACCTTCCTGGCGGCCAGCGCGACCAATGCGGCGCTGGGCGGTCGCGACGCCGAGTTCAAAGCCGCCGCCGCAGCCCTGGATGCCAACTCGGTTGACCTGTCCAAGTCCATCGGCAGTGTCTATGGCGCAGACGCGGAGAAGGCGTTCTTGCCGCTGTGGCGCTCGCACATCGGCTTCTTTGTGGACTACACGCAGGGCGTGGCAGCCAAGGACCAGGCCAAGCAGGACAAGGCGGTCAACGACCTGGTGCAGTACACGCAGGACTTCGGCGCGTTCCTGGCGGGCGCCAACCCGAACCTGACCAAGGAAGCGGTGGCCGACCTGGTCAAGACCCACGTACTGACGCTCAAGGATGTGGTGGATGCCCAGGCCGCCGGTACTCCTGATCAGGCCTATACCAAGCTGCGTACGGCCTTTGCGCACATGACCATGATCGCCGATCCGCTCTCGGCAGCGATTGTGCAGCAGTTCCCGGAGCGCTTCGGTGGTGGCGTGGCGGCAGCGCCGGCGGTGATGCCCAACACCGGTATCGCCGAGCAGCGCTGGCTCTACCTGGTGAGCGCGGGGCTGTTGCTGGGCGCGGGCCTGGCACTCCTGCGCCGCAGCCGGCGCGTCGCCTGA
- a CDS encoding sortase, whose amino-acid sequence MRRTRLLHGAGGWMLGLALALTLSGCGGGGGSPSAEATQRATAAAVASVFNPTATPVPTPTVAPTATPQPTATPVPIVIPQPPAAIARLQIPALNLDVAPLPVGLDAQGVPVVPRHDVGWYAASALPGQGSNIVFWGHVLRWRDTPQIAAPFERIHELPRGADVLITTADGRRHRYRVTQQIEVQPVTTSYLLPTPFERVTLVSCIGDNVIVDGTLTKALRLVTLAEPAR is encoded by the coding sequence TTGAGACGCACACGCTTGTTGCATGGCGCAGGCGGCTGGATGCTGGGCCTGGCGCTAGCGTTGACACTGAGCGGCTGTGGTGGTGGCGGTGGATCGCCGTCGGCAGAGGCAACGCAGCGAGCAACAGCTGCAGCCGTTGCATCGGTGTTCAACCCGACGGCGACACCCGTGCCTACGCCAACCGTCGCACCCACGGCAACGCCGCAGCCGACGGCGACACCCGTGCCGATCGTCATCCCCCAACCACCGGCGGCGATCGCGCGCTTGCAGATCCCGGCGCTGAATCTCGACGTCGCGCCGCTGCCGGTGGGCCTCGACGCGCAGGGCGTGCCCGTGGTGCCACGCCACGATGTCGGTTGGTACGCGGCCAGTGCGCTGCCAGGGCAGGGCTCCAACATCGTCTTCTGGGGCCATGTGCTGCGCTGGCGCGACACCCCCCAGATCGCAGCGCCCTTTGAGCGCATCCACGAGCTGCCCCGAGGCGCCGATGTGTTGATCACCACCGCCGACGGCCGGCGTCATCGCTACCGAGTCACCCAGCAGATCGAGGTGCAGCCCGTGACCACCAGCTACCTGCTGCCAACGCCCTTTGAGCGTGTGACGCTGGTGTCGTGTATCGGCGATAACGTGATCGTTGATGGCACGCTCACCAAAGCGCTGCGGCTGGTAACCCTTGCCGAACCGGCGCGTTGA
- a CDS encoding cupredoxin domain-containing protein produces MVAVRRYILSAALLLSACAGPSVSQAPSATALPSPSATAVPSPSATSMPSATPASSPAASAAGMVHHGGGTVQATIKLFQFEPNPLEVPVGTTVVWTNQDDIEHSVTHGTPPKPGGAFDSGLFTKGQTFSFTFDQPGEYPYFCTRHTSMQGVVRVMP; encoded by the coding sequence ATGGTCGCTGTTCGTCGTTACATCCTGAGTGCAGCGTTGCTGCTGAGCGCCTGCGCCGGGCCGAGTGTTTCTCAGGCGCCGAGCGCGACGGCGTTGCCCTCACCGAGCGCGACGGCGGTGCCCTCACCGAGCGCGACGTCCATGCCCAGCGCCACGCCGGCGTCCAGCCCTGCCGCATCCGCCGCTGGCATGGTGCATCACGGCGGTGGAACGGTGCAGGCCACAATCAAACTCTTTCAGTTCGAGCCCAACCCGTTGGAAGTGCCGGTCGGTACCACCGTGGTCTGGACCAACCAGGATGACATCGAACACAGCGTCACCCACGGCACGCCACCGAAACCGGGCGGCGCGTTCGACTCGGGTCTATTCACCAAGGGCCAGACCTTTTCGTTCACTTTTGACCAGCCGGGCGAGTACCCGTATTTCTGCACGCGGCACACCAGCATGCAGGGCGTGGTGCGCGTCATGCCCTAG
- a CDS encoding DinB family protein yields the protein MFEIERVRASWQRESAAIDALIDALDEQAATTPIRDDGWTTQDLLGHIASAARGFLRAVQGQAVPVVDVDAFNEQQRQRGRQRPWSATRDYWRQVRDEVAAYLAQADDSIGDQAAQLAWLPQVRSVGEALRAMIIHTRTHRQELEQGLAQAGQL from the coding sequence ATGTTTGAGATCGAACGGGTACGCGCCAGCTGGCAGCGTGAGTCAGCGGCGATCGATGCATTGATCGACGCATTGGACGAGCAGGCGGCGACGACGCCGATCCGCGATGATGGCTGGACCACCCAGGATCTGCTCGGTCACATCGCCAGCGCGGCGCGTGGCTTTCTGCGCGCGGTGCAGGGTCAGGCCGTGCCGGTGGTGGACGTGGATGCCTTCAACGAACAGCAGCGTCAACGTGGGCGGCAACGGCCTTGGTCGGCTACGCGCGACTACTGGCGCCAGGTGCGTGATGAAGTAGCCGCCTATCTGGCCCAGGCCGACGACAGCATTGGCGATCAGGCGGCACAGCTTGCCTGGCTTCCGCAGGTGCGCAGCGTAGGCGAGGCCCTGCGCGCGATGATCATCCACACGCGCACGCATCGCCAGGAGCTGGAGCAGGGCCTGGCGCAGGCCGGGCAGCTCTGA
- a CDS encoding dipeptidase, translating into MLVDAHLDLAFNAVAMGGDLSLPLAELRATPYGQAATRRGETPTVALPALRAADVRLAFGTLFVQAATEAFDLSGPTYRTPEEAHQQGQAQLAYYHRLAAEGQITLVTGRTSLQRVLNGDAPAPGIVLLMEGADPLRDPDELEHWAAAGLRIVGPAWSATRYSGGTGAPGPLTPLGRALMRRLRRFGLALDVSHLAEESFWQALELFDGPVLASHANCRALVPGDRQLSDAMIRAVIERDGVIGVVLYNRFLDAQWTPNYGKRVGLDALVRHIEHICAIAGDTRHVGIGSDLDGGFGREAIPVGLDSVGDLPRIGVALREHGWRDDEIAAVLAGNWIRWLRAWLPEDATAAGIGGMVDRAP; encoded by the coding sequence ATGCTGGTGGATGCCCACCTCGATCTAGCCTTCAACGCCGTGGCCATGGGCGGCGATCTGAGCCTGCCGTTGGCGGAGCTGCGCGCCACGCCCTACGGCCAGGCGGCCACCCGGCGCGGCGAAACGCCGACCGTTGCGCTGCCCGCGCTGCGCGCCGCCGATGTGCGCCTCGCCTTCGGTACCCTGTTTGTGCAGGCTGCGACCGAAGCCTTCGATCTCAGCGGCCCGACCTACCGCACGCCGGAAGAGGCCCATCAGCAGGGGCAGGCCCAACTGGCCTACTACCACCGCCTGGCTGCCGAGGGCCAGATCACGCTGGTGACCGGACGCACCAGCCTCCAGCGCGTGCTGAACGGTGACGCGCCCGCGCCCGGCATCGTGCTGTTGATGGAGGGCGCCGATCCGCTGCGCGATCCGGATGAGCTGGAGCATTGGGCCGCCGCCGGACTGCGCATCGTCGGGCCGGCCTGGAGCGCCACGCGCTACAGTGGCGGCACGGGCGCGCCGGGGCCGCTCACGCCGCTGGGACGCGCCCTGATGCGCCGGCTGCGTCGCTTCGGTCTGGCGCTCGACGTGAGCCACCTTGCCGAGGAGAGTTTCTGGCAGGCGTTGGAGCTCTTCGATGGGCCGGTGCTGGCCTCGCACGCCAATTGCCGCGCGCTGGTGCCGGGCGACCGCCAGCTCAGCGACGCGATGATCCGCGCGGTTATCGAGCGCGACGGGGTGATCGGCGTGGTGCTCTACAACAGGTTTCTGGATGCGCAGTGGACGCCCAACTACGGCAAGCGCGTGGGCCTGGACGCGCTGGTACGACACATCGAGCACATCTGCGCCATCGCCGGCGACACGCGCCATGTCGGTATCGGCTCCGATCTAGACGGCGGCTTTGGCCGCGAGGCGATCCCCGTCGGGCTCGACTCGGTAGGCGATCTGCCGCGCATCGGGGTGGCGCTGCGCGAGCACGGCTGGCGCGACGACGAGATCGCGGCAGTGCTGGCCGGCAATTGGATCCGCTGGTTGCGCGCCTGGTTGCCGGAGGATGCCACTGCTGCCGGGATAGGTGGAATGGTTGATCGCGCGCCATAA
- a CDS encoding PQQ-dependent sugar dehydrogenase — MKPFHRLALALTAILTLVACSAQSDAQPTPTAVALRQPTAAVDPAATPTPLPSAPVPTPEESVAATPAPSASALPFDPLRVTIELEQVAAGFNAPLFVTHAGDGSGRLFVVEKGGMIRTLDGAVVLDITDRVRASGSEQGLLGLAFHPDWPSNGFFYVNYTDRNGDTVIARFTLPPDAVRADPASELILLQVDQPAANHNGGMLVFGPDRRLYIGLGDGGGANDTYGNGQNLASLLGKLLRIDVDGGQPYAVPPDNPFVDRPDARPEIWAYGLRNPWRFSFDRATGDLYIGDVGQNRYEWIHYRPAGAQGGENYGWPIVEGSHCLRGNACDRTGLTLPVIEYTHAFGCAVTGGYVYRGAQFPQLDGVYFFGDYCSGRIWAMGRDAAGQWQAQQRLQAPIQISSFGEDQAGELYLTDLGGGAIYRLVAR; from the coding sequence ATGAAGCCATTCCACCGCCTGGCGCTGGCGCTGACCGCGATCCTGACGCTGGTCGCCTGCAGCGCGCAGTCCGACGCGCAACCCACCCCGACCGCCGTCGCCTTGCGCCAGCCCACCGCCGCTGTCGATCCCGCTGCCACGCCTACGCCCCTTCCATCCGCGCCCGTCCCGACTCCGGAGGAGAGCGTGGCGGCCACGCCCGCGCCGTCGGCCAGTGCCCTACCGTTTGATCCACTGCGCGTGACGATCGAGCTGGAGCAGGTTGCTGCTGGCTTCAACGCGCCGCTGTTCGTGACGCACGCCGGCGACGGCAGCGGACGGTTGTTTGTGGTCGAGAAGGGCGGCATGATCCGCACGTTGGACGGCGCGGTGGTGCTGGACATTACCGACCGGGTGCGCGCCAGCGGCAGCGAGCAGGGCTTGCTGGGGCTGGCCTTCCATCCCGACTGGCCGAGCAATGGCTTCTTCTACGTCAACTATACCGACCGCAACGGCGACACGGTGATCGCACGCTTTACATTGCCACCCGATGCTGTGCGCGCCGATCCGGCCAGCGAACTGATCCTGCTGCAGGTCGATCAGCCGGCAGCCAATCACAACGGTGGCATGCTGGTGTTCGGCCCCGATCGCCGCCTGTACATCGGCCTGGGCGACGGTGGTGGCGCCAACGATACTTACGGTAATGGCCAGAACCTGGCTAGCCTGCTGGGCAAGCTGCTGCGCATCGACGTGGACGGCGGGCAGCCCTACGCCGTGCCACCGGACAATCCCTTTGTGGATCGGCCCGACGCGCGGCCTGAGATCTGGGCCTATGGTCTGCGCAATCCCTGGCGCTTCAGCTTCGATCGCGCCACCGGCGACCTGTACATCGGCGATGTTGGTCAGAACCGCTACGAGTGGATCCACTACCGCCCCGCCGGCGCGCAGGGCGGCGAGAACTACGGCTGGCCGATCGTCGAGGGTAGCCACTGCCTGCGCGGCAACGCCTGCGACCGCACTGGTCTGACCCTGCCGGTGATCGAGTATACCCACGCGTTCGGCTGCGCGGTGACCGGCGGCTACGTCTATCGCGGCGCGCAGTTTCCGCAGCTCGATGGCGTGTACTTCTTCGGCGACTACTGCTCCGGGCGCATCTGGGCCATGGGCCGCGACGCCGCCGGACAGTGGCAGGCGCAGCAGCGACTCCAGGCACCGATCCAGATTAGCTCGTTCGGCGAGGATCAGGCCGGCGAGCTCTACCTGACCGACCTGGGCGGTGGCGCGATCTACCGGTTGGTGGCGCGCTAG
- a CDS encoding SpoIID/LytB domain-containing protein, producing MTRTSSRNSSNPERNSEVDILAAGDHTRPSTIRVYLTRSANLTKYGCSSACTKTIDFQHYVRNVLPNEWSDPNWAANAYRTGAHAAKGYGWYRVYNPKWSSLGADVKDNTDDQVYLKDTEKAHTNDALSYIGWDVSIERVDGLIFQTQHVLGQENDQRDPYGKVWQLGTKYWTTSPRNQGYSWMLQFYYNNTTNTAGRDIRFFCGGYCP from the coding sequence ATGACAAGAACAAGCAGCCGCAACAGCTCAAACCCTGAGCGGAATTCAGAAGTCGATATATTGGCAGCCGGTGACCACACACGCCCCTCTACCATCCGCGTCTACTTGACACGCTCTGCCAATCTGACAAAGTACGGATGCAGCAGTGCTTGTACCAAGACGATAGATTTTCAGCATTATGTACGCAATGTGCTACCCAATGAGTGGTCAGATCCAAATTGGGCTGCCAACGCATATCGTACTGGCGCACACGCTGCCAAAGGATACGGTTGGTACCGCGTGTACAATCCCAAATGGTCTTCACTTGGGGCCGATGTAAAGGACAACACTGACGACCAAGTGTACCTTAAGGATACGGAGAAGGCGCACACGAACGATGCACTCAGCTATATCGGGTGGGACGTTAGTATTGAGCGAGTCGACGGGCTGATCTTCCAAACGCAGCATGTACTCGGCCAAGAAAATGACCAGCGCGACCCATATGGCAAGGTCTGGCAACTTGGCACAAAGTACTGGACGACCTCTCCTCGAAACCAAGGCTACTCCTGGATGCTTCAGTTCTACTACAATAACACGACAAACACAGCTGGCAGAGATATTCGTTTCTTCTGTGGTGGATACTGTCCATAA
- a CDS encoding GFA family protein, translating into MRDIRCLCGAIRLRIDGQPVAQFYCHCDDCQAVHGAAYVGIAVVPSRAVEIIQGTPTSWTYKTLLRQRCAACGTLLIARVPDSGLTGVKANLLPPDMFHPAFHIHCQHAVLPVVDDLPHYRSLPAVFGGADDIVEW; encoded by the coding sequence ATGAGGGACATTCGCTGTCTTTGTGGAGCCATTCGCCTACGAATAGACGGTCAGCCGGTGGCCCAGTTCTACTGCCACTGCGATGACTGCCAGGCCGTTCATGGCGCGGCGTATGTGGGAATAGCGGTCGTTCCGTCGCGGGCTGTCGAAATTATCCAGGGAACGCCGACGTCGTGGACGTACAAGACGTTGCTCCGACAACGCTGCGCGGCGTGCGGGACGCTCTTGATTGCACGGGTACCAGATTCAGGACTGACGGGAGTTAAAGCGAACCTTTTGCCGCCTGACATGTTTCATCCCGCGTTCCACATTCACTGTCAGCATGCGGTTCTTCCCGTTGTGGATGACCTGCCGCACTACCGTTCCCTACCCGCCGTCTTTGGCGGTGCCGATGATATCGTCGAATGGTGA
- a CDS encoding SRPBCC family protein codes for MAKLIVKKSITINAPPMKVWSILTSPDSIKRWMLVVPDFESSSPLQLESRVRWKDENGKPYLTGTVVALDPLRKLVLKLDDISWTQKAGQDDVTYALTLSEAENGTSLQLVFGDLAIDSEGQQWFDAYSASRELDMIKDMAEGQP; via the coding sequence ATGGCAAAGCTGATCGTCAAGAAATCCATCACCATAAATGCACCACCCATGAAGGTCTGGAGCATTCTTACGTCACCCGACTCAATCAAGCGCTGGATGCTGGTCGTGCCAGACTTCGAGAGCAGTAGCCCCCTGCAACTGGAAAGCAGAGTCCGCTGGAAGGACGAGAATGGCAAACCCTATCTCACCGGGACTGTCGTCGCGCTTGATCCACTCCGCAAGCTCGTACTCAAGCTGGACGACATTAGTTGGACACAGAAGGCAGGACAAGACGACGTGACATATGCGCTGACGCTTTCCGAAGCAGAGAACGGCACTAGTCTTCAGTTGGTGTTCGGGGACTTGGCCATCGATTCAGAAGGACAGCAGTGGTTTGATGCATATAGCGCCAGCCGAGAACTGGACATGATCAAAGATATGGCGGAGGGTCAGCCATGA
- a CDS encoding DUF6973 domain-containing protein yields the protein MRAVSRVKLNYGGGNDAEMAFCAWPSRWSICNTAWNDAQTAFAEAQRQFPGSTLHNDAGDAFRHCYWSALMAIYFDSPSTAKTFGDLHEDHPNNPPAEKAMDLFNNEKGRAIGVEVKPTTDPVGNAISRCKAGTTNGLLQTRP from the coding sequence ATGAGAGCCGTAAGCAGGGTAAAACTAAACTATGGTGGCGGAAATGACGCAGAAATGGCTTTCTGTGCATGGCCATCACGCTGGAGCATTTGCAACACGGCTTGGAATGATGCACAGACAGCGTTTGCTGAAGCTCAACGCCAATTTCCAGGAAGTACCTTGCACAACGATGCGGGCGATGCCTTCCGCCATTGCTACTGGAGCGCCTTGATGGCAATCTATTTTGATAGTCCAAGCACGGCAAAAACGTTCGGCGATCTTCATGAGGATCATCCGAATAACCCGCCCGCTGAAAAGGCTATGGATCTTTTCAACAATGAGAAAGGTCGGGCGATCGGCGTCGAAGTTAAGCCAACGACAGATCCGGTGGGTAATGCCATATCTCGTTGTAAAGCTGGTACAACGAATGGGCTATTACAGACACGGCCTTAG
- a CDS encoding GNAT family N-acetyltransferase, whose protein sequence is MFSIRPATNTDVDVICEFDSVAQQDKQRRAFVERSIDAGYCFVIEAQQHVVGYAVLEYSFYDQGFVSMLYIHPEYRRQSAGVKLMQHLESVCQTPKIFTSTNLSNLPMQSLLAKLGYTLSGVIHHLDEADPELVYVKYLRRGAG, encoded by the coding sequence ATGTTCTCGATCCGCCCAGCCACAAACACCGATGTTGATGTCATCTGTGAGTTTGACTCTGTTGCTCAACAAGATAAGCAGCGCCGCGCTTTCGTTGAACGCTCCATTGATGCAGGCTACTGCTTCGTTATCGAAGCCCAGCAACACGTTGTAGGTTACGCGGTGCTGGAGTATTCTTTCTACGATCAGGGCTTCGTTTCTATGCTGTACATCCACCCCGAATATCGGCGGCAAAGTGCAGGGGTAAAGCTGATGCAGCATTTAGAGTCCGTTTGCCAGACCCCCAAGATATTCACGTCAACCAATCTGTCGAACTTGCCGATGCAATCACTTTTAGCGAAGTTGGGCTACACATTGAGTGGTGTGATTCATCATCTCGACGAAGCTGATCCAGAGTTGGTGTATGTCAAATATCTCAGGCGGGGCGCTGGCTAA
- a CDS encoding ATP-binding protein: MTENHAPAISNFESFLNQEYGVIGRTVSTKSEPNTSSQFQFWVADRRGKVTLEIGNIIAAFADDNSDITFGSVIEMRSYSDIDSFIADYLSHDFGNAEVVVPTDVSQVIVVTCAVMRNLSNQTKPVERSRVYFPSVTGIQFAYGIVNDKGETIYAGAPIPIGIFENGDKTVAPISVDEHFMIGPEGAHLNVSGISGLASKTSAIEFTIKSLLTHTRQRTAVVMFNVKSRDLLYIDQPNPRLQQGSDQFDEWSIKAYNILGVPIEPFTNARFFAPSDPDYPDHAKSLRRLPTERFEWDLGMIFRDIPTLFNPFDWDDRMESVWFVIQEEIEQGRLLTYTQMLSWVEGQINTANASRPPQQWIRGSHIATWNKMLGHLRRFPRSYPGLIAVAGQGLNIPWEELQHGDVYVVDIQGLGDRGQRLVFGRAMRALSDMLEAGDSDLDAIVVFVDELNKFAPSGNVRTPLKTRLIDITARGRSLGLVLFGAEQFASSVDNEIVENSSTFLFGRTETNEIRSANYAAFSDEVKAKLTMLPQGRLLAKSAKFSQPIFLRFPYPPCLPGDQYTE, translated from the coding sequence ATGACTGAGAATCATGCTCCAGCAATTTCCAACTTTGAGAGCTTTTTGAACCAGGAATATGGTGTTATTGGTCGTACTGTCTCCACCAAATCAGAACCGAATACATCCAGCCAGTTTCAATTTTGGGTCGCAGATCGTAGGGGTAAAGTCACGCTGGAAATCGGCAATATTATAGCAGCATTCGCCGATGATAATTCAGATATTACTTTTGGTTCGGTCATTGAAATGCGATCCTATAGTGACATCGATAGTTTTATTGCCGATTACTTGAGTCACGACTTTGGCAATGCCGAAGTAGTTGTTCCTACAGATGTGTCCCAGGTTATTGTAGTGACCTGTGCAGTTATGCGTAATTTGTCGAATCAAACAAAGCCTGTTGAACGTTCGAGAGTTTACTTCCCCAGTGTTACGGGTATCCAGTTTGCGTATGGTATTGTTAACGATAAGGGCGAAACCATTTATGCAGGCGCTCCCATTCCCATTGGAATATTTGAGAATGGGGATAAAACTGTAGCTCCAATCAGCGTAGATGAACATTTCATGATTGGTCCAGAAGGTGCCCACTTGAATGTTTCAGGCATATCAGGACTTGCATCCAAAACGTCTGCTATTGAGTTCACTATTAAGTCGCTCCTAACACATACTCGGCAACGGACAGCTGTAGTTATGTTTAATGTCAAGAGCCGCGACCTATTATATATTGATCAACCCAACCCACGACTGCAGCAAGGTTCAGATCAATTTGATGAATGGTCGATCAAGGCTTATAACATACTTGGAGTTCCCATCGAGCCATTTACAAATGCACGATTCTTTGCACCATCCGATCCTGATTATCCAGATCATGCTAAGAGTTTACGTAGATTACCGACCGAACGATTTGAGTGGGACTTGGGAATGATTTTCCGAGATATTCCTACTCTTTTCAATCCGTTTGATTGGGATGACCGGATGGAGTCAGTATGGTTCGTCATACAAGAGGAAATTGAACAGGGGCGACTGCTAACTTATACTCAGATGCTTAGTTGGGTAGAGGGACAAATAAATACCGCTAATGCATCTCGTCCTCCGCAACAATGGATTCGTGGGAGTCACATCGCAACGTGGAACAAGATGCTTGGACACTTGCGACGATTCCCCCGTTCTTATCCTGGATTGATTGCAGTCGCTGGTCAAGGGCTAAACATACCTTGGGAGGAACTTCAGCATGGCGATGTGTATGTCGTTGATATTCAAGGTCTGGGAGATCGTGGACAGCGGCTTGTCTTCGGGCGTGCAATGCGTGCATTAAGTGATATGCTTGAGGCGGGGGACAGCGATTTAGATGCAATTGTCGTTTTTGTGGATGAGTTAAACAAGTTCGCTCCATCAGGTAATGTCCGCACACCATTAAAAACTCGGCTGATCGACATTACAGCTCGTGGACGAAGCCTCGGATTAGTCTTATTCGGAGCAGAGCAATTTGCTTCCTCTGTGGACAATGAAATTGTTGAGAACAGCTCCACGTTCTTGTTCGGCAGAACAGAGACTAATGAGATTCGTAGCGCTAACTACGCTGCGTTCAGTGATGAAGTAAAAGCAAAGCTAACAATGCTTCCGCAGGGACGATTACTAGCAAAATCAGCAAAATTCTCACAACCGATATTCTTGCGCTTCCCATATCCGCCATGTCTCCCTGGCGATCAGTACACGGAGTAA
- a CDS encoding Druantia anti-phage system protein DruA, translating into MSNRRKQELPDAIIIRGRSFNKHELRIIQRLVRKHFDQGRTFISKRVCETLNWRQPNGWLKDRACRDVLRQLEELNIVVLPDSKVKTHRSDPNFARQTYSKPTIISELPTPIIEYPTTLSLQLAKGNSAEQVWNRVVDTHHYLGHKVVVGRCLKYLIKADGELVAAICFSSSAWHLAARNKLLTKFIKEEEIRDLVINNSRFMILPHVRVPNLASKILALATRQVVNDWTDYYSVTPQFVETFVDSDRFPGTCYKAANWLEIGMTKGYAKKGASYHNSQRPKQIYIYGLTKTLRKQLLELIQTQRQCNG; encoded by the coding sequence CTAAGAATAATTCAACGTCTGGTAAGAAAGCATTTCGATCAAGGACGAACCTTTATCTCAAAAAGAGTCTGCGAGACTCTTAACTGGCGACAACCAAATGGCTGGCTTAAGGATCGAGCTTGTCGGGACGTTCTTCGCCAGCTTGAAGAACTAAACATTGTAGTTTTGCCAGACTCTAAGGTTAAGACTCATAGGAGTGACCCAAATTTTGCTAGGCAAACCTACTCAAAACCCACAATTATATCTGAGTTACCAACTCCTATAATTGAGTATCCGACTACACTTTCCCTACAGTTAGCCAAAGGCAACTCGGCTGAACAAGTTTGGAATCGAGTAGTTGATACTCATCATTACTTAGGGCATAAAGTCGTCGTGGGCAGATGTCTCAAGTATCTTATCAAGGCAGATGGAGAGCTAGTGGCTGCTATATGCTTCTCATCCTCTGCCTGGCATCTTGCAGCACGAAACAAACTACTCACTAAATTTATAAAAGAAGAAGAAATTCGTGATCTTGTAATCAATAACAGTCGGTTCATGATATTGCCCCATGTACGTGTCCCTAATCTTGCTTCTAAAATCCTTGCATTAGCTACTAGGCAGGTGGTGAATGACTGGACTGATTATTACTCCGTAACTCCGCAATTCGTTGAAACGTTTGTAGATTCAGACCGATTCCCAGGAACGTGCTACAAAGCAGCAAATTGGCTAGAAATTGGGATGACGAAAGGTTATGCTAAAAAGGGAGCTAGCTATCACAATAGTCAGCGCCCGAAACAGATTTACATATATGGATTGACCAAGACCCTACGTAAGCAACTACTTGAACTGATTCAGACACAGAGGCAATGCAATGGGTGA